A genomic region of Dermacentor andersoni chromosome 9, qqDerAnde1_hic_scaffold, whole genome shotgun sequence contains the following coding sequences:
- the LOC129385323 gene encoding spastin-like, whose amino-acid sequence MAFGLLRWLFAAVVAALRFALRGVRSDPFNVAAEGELSAPANTCDAAEEPDVELLIRLNKHNKRALQYLRNAIAYDEENGDLKKLAIGLYRNGSEQLQKGISIDFSQGQGPTWEWANTLKEKMRANLEIAQDRLDFLETMVKIQHLGDHLPWHAGVARRQATPKRRQWEKVARKGAVNSDDGPSWLKRAMNGVRMTSQARGACLCFGKGAVPPPYPPWPVPARRRLLPWQIREASVVSALKGADSQLAHIILEEIVDGCPEVLFSDIAGQKEAKQALSEMFILPTDQP is encoded by the exons ATGGCGTTCGGGCTTCTGCGATGGCTTTTCGCTGCCGTAGTCGCTGCGCTGCGGTTCGCGTTGCGCGGTGTCCGCAGCGACCCCTTCAACGTGGCAGCCGAAGGCGAGCTGTCGGCGCCAGCCAACACCTGCGACGCAGCTGAGGAGCCCGACGTCGAACTACTAATCAGATTGAACAAGCACAACAAGAGAGCCCTACAGTACCTGCGAAATGCCATCGCATACGATGAGGAGAATGGCG ATCTCAAGAAACTGGCCATCGGGCTCTACCGCAACGGCAGTGAGCAACTCCAGAAGGGTATTTCTATTGACTTCTCCCAAGGACAAG GTCCTACCTGGGAGTGGGCAAATACCCTGAAGGAGAAGATGAGGGCCAACCTTGAGATCGCCCAGGACAGGCTCGACTTTCTAG AAACAATGGTGAAGATACAACACCTCGGTGATCATCTGCCCTGGCATGCGGGCGTGGCCCGGCGCCAGGCCACACCAAAGCGGCGGCAGTGGGAAAAGGTAGCCCGGAAAGGCGCCGTCAATAGTGATGACGGCCCCTCGTGGCTAAAGAGGGCCATGAACGGCGTCAGAATGACCAGCCAGGCAA GAGGGGCATGCCTCTGTTTCGGGAAGGGCGCCGTGCCCCCTCCTTACCCCCCTTGGCCCGTGCCTGCCCGGCGGAGGCTCCTTCCGTGGCAAATAAGAGAGGCGAGTGTCGTATCAGCGCTGAAGGGTGCCGACTCTCAGCTGGCGCACATCATCCTGGAGGAGATCGTGGATGGCTGTCCCGAGGTGCTGTTCAGCGACATTGCTGGCCAGAAAGAGGCCAAGCAGGCACTCAGCGAGATGTTCATACTGCCTACAGATCAGCCATAG